In Pedobacter sp. MC2016-14, the following proteins share a genomic window:
- a CDS encoding ankyrin repeat domain-containing protein, whose amino-acid sequence MFILFKHYHIMDTIFLNACKNNQKGIVQTFLKKGGINLDKRDPMGNTPLFYAAQKGARDIVKLLIEGGVDVNLANNNSMTPIHIVSQSGNKEILSILLDNGADINATDKEGKTPLIYSLAIGRTEFTKFLLSKGADKSIKDNDGHSALDYATSRGLRDTVALLATEAGDKNSSGNTALHQAIWNNEAEVVNELLKTGFSDLNSLNDDGETALVMACMKNNLRIVELLTNAGADLSLKRLDGNSVLHYVCGRGNKEIARLLIDKGIDLDAKNNEGETPLIVAAMCGYNDLTALLIERGANVNEKDNDQQSALHYASQKGYTEIAEQLIMAGADS is encoded by the coding sequence ATATTTATTTTATTTAAACACTACCATATCATGGATACCATTTTTTTAAATGCATGTAAAAATAACCAGAAAGGAATTGTACAAACTTTTCTAAAAAAAGGAGGGATTAATCTGGATAAGCGTGACCCGATGGGGAACACCCCCTTGTTTTATGCCGCTCAAAAAGGCGCCAGAGATATTGTTAAATTACTAATAGAGGGCGGTGTGGATGTAAACTTAGCCAATAACAATAGTATGACACCCATACATATCGTTTCGCAAAGTGGGAATAAGGAAATCCTGAGTATTTTGCTGGATAACGGAGCAGATATCAATGCCACCGATAAGGAAGGAAAGACACCCCTGATTTACTCCCTGGCCATTGGGAGAACGGAGTTTACCAAGTTTTTGCTTTCTAAGGGGGCGGATAAAAGTATTAAGGATAACGATGGCCACAGCGCATTGGACTATGCTACAAGCAGGGGCTTAAGAGATACAGTAGCACTCCTTGCAACTGAGGCAGGCGATAAAAACAGTTCGGGGAATACGGCGCTTCACCAAGCCATTTGGAACAATGAGGCTGAAGTTGTAAATGAATTGTTGAAAACAGGATTCAGCGACCTCAATTCGCTAAACGATGATGGAGAAACTGCCCTGGTGATGGCCTGTATGAAAAACAACCTGAGGATCGTAGAACTATTGACAAATGCTGGCGCAGATTTATCTCTAAAAAGACTGGATGGAAACTCTGTCCTTCATTACGTTTGCGGCAGAGGAAACAAGGAGATTGCCAGATTATTGATTGATAAGGGAATAGATCTGGACGCTAAAAATAATGAGGGTGAAACGCCATTAATTGTTGCTGCCATGTGCGGTTATAATGATTTGACCGCGCTACTTATTGAGCGAGGGGCTAATGTTAATGAAAAGGACAATGATCAGCAATCTGCTTTACATTATGCATCCCAAAAAGGCTACACTGAAATTGCAGAACAACTGATCATGGCTGGTGCAGATTCATAA
- a CDS encoding ankyrin repeat domain-containing protein — translation MIEQFNGLKDAYQRNLFAAEGDQVDIIGLFKQLPELGIKSEYEEDLYHLAARFSDAAAVRFLKANGIKPGTDRYGNTPLHALTGTRFDFVDPKLEEVAEKIYQTAQALLDAGVNPKKKNDSGKLAYFEAGLLYMYPFLQAMGEAGVRMDATESGGMNLLHTICDKLGNRKDIRGAVSAVIKTVRILLEKGSIDIEDKDVFGTTPLTYAQRSGVKEVAALISGDESDVATGGMTIHEAVLNRDGIAVEALIKAGVDLNEISDQYRRTPLMLACEYPSEPLVKLLAEGGADVNFRAGTGETTVYYLLAKSVSNLGRGMSQEIKDIIKMLRILMANGLDLDAAVDNEGNTALNLLCQAGYLADLNTTLAEELIEAGADINKSNQSGKTPLMSFAERGNEMKYNIAELLLDNGADVTSVDKFGNTALIYAAGNSDQMSGKRIVSLIMEKDKSTLERVNNAGQTAMDLAVQQNNEAVVKLLLM, via the coding sequence ATGATAGAACAATTTAACGGATTAAAGGATGCCTATCAGCGCAACCTATTTGCAGCGGAAGGTGATCAGGTTGACATAATCGGCTTGTTCAAGCAATTGCCTGAACTAGGGATTAAAAGTGAATATGAAGAAGACCTTTATCATTTGGCTGCCCGTTTTTCTGATGCAGCTGCCGTCAGGTTTTTGAAAGCGAACGGGATAAAGCCTGGTACAGACCGGTACGGTAATACCCCTTTGCATGCACTTACGGGCACCAGATTCGATTTCGTCGATCCTAAACTGGAAGAGGTAGCGGAAAAAATTTATCAGACGGCCCAGGCTTTGCTGGATGCCGGAGTCAATCCAAAAAAGAAGAATGATTCGGGAAAACTTGCGTATTTTGAAGCTGGCTTGCTTTATATGTATCCTTTTTTACAGGCTATGGGTGAAGCTGGTGTAAGGATGGATGCCACAGAATCTGGTGGAATGAACCTTCTGCACACCATTTGCGATAAGTTAGGCAACCGGAAAGATATTCGTGGCGCTGTAAGCGCAGTTATAAAGACAGTGCGAATACTGCTTGAAAAGGGAAGTATTGATATTGAAGATAAAGATGTTTTCGGTACAACACCATTGACATATGCTCAGCGCAGCGGTGTTAAAGAGGTAGCGGCTTTAATTTCGGGTGACGAAAGTGACGTGGCCACTGGTGGGATGACCATTCATGAGGCTGTATTAAACCGTGATGGTATTGCAGTAGAAGCCTTAATAAAGGCTGGGGTAGATTTAAATGAAATATCGGACCAGTACCGTAGAACGCCGCTGATGCTTGCATGCGAATATCCTTCCGAACCTTTGGTAAAGCTATTGGCCGAAGGTGGTGCAGACGTAAACTTCAGGGCTGGGACTGGCGAGACGACGGTTTACTACTTGTTGGCCAAATCAGTCAGCAACTTAGGTAGGGGAATGAGCCAGGAAATTAAGGATATCATTAAAATGTTACGCATTTTGATGGCAAACGGACTGGACTTAGATGCTGCTGTAGATAATGAAGGCAATACTGCCCTTAATCTTTTGTGTCAGGCCGGTTACCTCGCTGATCTTAATACCACATTAGCTGAAGAATTGATTGAAGCCGGTGCCGACATCAATAAGTCCAACCAATCTGGAAAAACACCATTGATGTCATTTGCTGAGCGGGGCAACGAAATGAAATATAATATTGCCGAATTGTTGCTTGATAACGGCGCTGACGTTACCAGTGTAGACAAATTTGGAAATACCGCATTAATTTACGCAGCTGGAAACTCGGATCAGATGTCGGGCAAAAGGATCGTTTCTCTAATTATGGAGAAAGACAAATCAACCCTTGAACGGGTAAACAATGCTGGTCAAACGGCTATGGATCTCGCTGTTCAACAAAATAATGAGGCTGTTGTTAAACTATTGCTGATGTAA